One Deltaproteobacteria bacterium genomic window carries:
- a CDS encoding ArsR family transcriptional regulator, with product MKMKGKEPPIPTEKTETVRRKIVDILSDRPLSAGEISSLAGISEKEVHQHLHHVQKTIEKRGEALVVEPAECNKCGFLFRKRSRLKKPGKCPVCRSSFILEPRFSIRSRKK from the coding sequence TTGAAGATGAAAGGGAAAGAGCCCCCCATACCCACCGAAAAGACCGAGACGGTCCGGAGGAAAATTGTGGATATCCTCTCGGACCGACCGCTCTCTGCCGGCGAGATATCCTCCCTTGCGGGCATTTCAGAAAAAGAGGTCCACCAGCATCTGCACCACGTCCAAAAGACGATCGAAAAGAGAGGGGAGGCCCTCGTCGTGGAGCCCGCGGAGTGCAATAAGTGCGGTTTTCTCTTCCGTAAGAGAAGCCGCCTGAAAAAACCCGGCAAATGCCCTGTCTGCCGGTCAAGCTTTATCCTGGAGCCGCGTTTTTCGATCAGGAGCAGGAAAAAATAG
- a CDS encoding 4Fe-4S ferredoxin: MKEFGGCPGSRMFSFEKDGSQDETPTGRVQSQLRQWPIQLHLVSPTAPYYQGADVLLAADCVPFTMGNFHADFLKGKALAIACPKLDQGQEIYIEKIKAWFEEAEINSLTVLIMEVPCCNGLVGITVRALEESGRKVPVKYTVVGLNGDVLNEEWISF; encoded by the coding sequence ATGAAGGAATTTGGAGGATGTCCGGGTTCGAGAATGTTCTCGTTCGAGAAGGACGGATCACAGGATGAGACGCCGACCGGCAGGGTCCAGTCACAGTTGAGACAGTGGCCGATCCAGCTTCACCTGGTTTCGCCAACCGCCCCCTACTACCAGGGCGCGGACGTGCTTCTCGCCGCCGATTGCGTCCCCTTCACGATGGGAAACTTTCACGCCGACTTTTTGAAGGGAAAAGCGCTGGCCATCGCCTGCCCGAAGCTGGACCAGGGGCAGGAGATCTACATAGAAAAGATCAAAGCGTGGTTTGAGGAAGCGGAGATCAACTCGCTCACCGTCCTCATCATGGAGGTCCCCTGCTGCAACGGCCTCGTGGGCATAACGGTGCGGGCTCTCGAGGAGTCGGGAAGGAAGGTTCCCGTCAAGTACACGGTCGTGGGATTGAACGGCGACGTCCTGAACGAGGAGTGGATCTCCTTCTGA
- a CDS encoding aldo/keto reductase, which produces MSERSLETRDFGSTGRRVTMVGLGGEGVLRTHGRTDEAEAVIWEAVSRGITYFDCARVYAGSEGYHGAVWSQRAEAGRQVFRASKSARRDRGGALSDLSTSLMTMSLPYLDLWQIHDVRDGLDLRSLSGRGGGIEAFQEARQSGKVRYIGVTGHHDPEILTRAVIDWPLDSVMLPVNPVEGVLGGFLDGTLAAAREKGLAVIGMKVLGGGHYVSPKHGISAELLIRYALSWDIDVAIVGCETPAEVEVLSNVGRAFSPLSRKEMAAVEDAFRPHARRLAFYRGAVP; this is translated from the coding sequence ATGAGCGAGAGGAGCCTTGAAACCAGGGATTTTGGGAGCACCGGCAGGCGGGTCACGATGGTCGGGCTCGGCGGCGAGGGAGTGCTGCGGACCCACGGGCGCACCGATGAGGCAGAGGCCGTCATTTGGGAGGCGGTTTCCCGGGGGATAACGTACTTTGACTGTGCCAGGGTGTACGCGGGAAGCGAGGGGTACCACGGGGCCGTATGGTCGCAACGGGCAGAGGCGGGTCGCCAGGTCTTCAGGGCGAGCAAGTCTGCCAGGAGGGACCGCGGGGGCGCGCTCTCCGACCTGTCTACCTCCCTTATGACCATGTCGCTGCCTTACCTCGACCTGTGGCAGATCCACGACGTGAGGGACGGCTTGGACCTCCGTTCCCTGTCCGGGAGGGGAGGTGGAATCGAGGCATTCCAGGAGGCACGGCAGTCGGGGAAGGTGCGGTACATCGGGGTCACGGGGCATCACGATCCCGAAATCCTTACCAGGGCCGTCATCGACTGGCCCCTCGATTCCGTGATGCTCCCCGTTAACCCCGTCGAGGGGGTGCTCGGGGGGTTTCTCGACGGCACGCTTGCGGCGGCGAGAGAGAAGGGGCTCGCCGTAATCGGCATGAAAGTGCTCGGTGGAGGCCACTATGTTTCCCCCAAGCACGGCATTTCCGCAGAGTTGCTCATCCGGTATGCCCTCTCCTGGGATATAGACGTGGCCATCGTGGGCTGCGAAACGCCCGCCGAGGTGGAGGTGCTCTCGAACGTGGGCCGGGCGTTTTCACCCCTGTCCCGAAAAGAGATGGCGGCGGTGGAAGACGCGTTCAGGCCCCATGCGCGAAGGCTTGCCTTCTACCGGGGCGCTGTGCCCTGA
- a CDS encoding calcium/sodium antiporter — protein MGMIPVILLIAGLLLLAAGAEALVRGAARLAAVMGISPLVIGLTIVSFATSAPEMAVSVLSAISGQADIAVGNIVGSNILNVLLILGLSAAIAPLVVSRKLIRMDVPIMIGVSFLMLIFAYDEKISRAEGCILFSGIIAYTLFSIHQSKTEKSYRERQNSRKSDGDMERGNRKIVTNLLLILGGLASLVLGSQCLVRGASSIAKAVGVSELVIGLTVVAAGTSLPEVATSLVASIRGERDIAVGNVVGSNIFNILAALGLTGIAAPNGIAVSEAALRFDIPVMIAVAISCLPVFFLGYNISRWEGLLFLAYYVAYTAYLILKSTHHAALPLFSTVMMAFVIPITAVTIITLLVRSLRRKRSG, from the coding sequence ATGGGAATGATACCTGTAATCCTCCTCATAGCGGGGCTCCTCCTGTTGGCCGCGGGGGCCGAAGCCCTGGTCCGCGGCGCAGCACGGCTTGCCGCTGTCATGGGAATTTCCCCGCTGGTGATCGGGTTGACCATCGTTTCCTTCGCCACGAGTGCCCCGGAAATGGCCGTGAGCGTCCTCTCCGCCATCTCGGGCCAGGCCGACATCGCCGTGGGAAATATCGTGGGGAGCAACATACTGAACGTCCTGCTCATTCTCGGCCTGTCGGCCGCCATCGCTCCGCTGGTCGTCTCCCGCAAGCTGATACGGATGGACGTACCCATCATGATCGGCGTCTCGTTCCTCATGCTGATCTTCGCATACGACGAAAAAATAAGCCGGGCCGAGGGGTGCATCCTGTTCTCCGGGATAATCGCCTATACGCTCTTTTCTATCCACCAGAGCAAAACCGAGAAAAGCTACCGGGAGAGACAGAATTCACGGAAGAGCGATGGGGACATGGAAAGGGGAAACAGAAAAATCGTCACCAACCTGTTGCTCATCCTGGGGGGACTTGCCTCGCTCGTCCTCGGTTCTCAATGTCTGGTCAGGGGAGCCTCTTCCATAGCCAAGGCAGTGGGCGTGAGCGAACTCGTCATAGGGCTGACGGTGGTGGCGGCGGGGACCTCCCTTCCCGAGGTCGCCACCTCCCTGGTCGCCAGCATTCGCGGGGAACGGGATATCGCCGTGGGAAATGTCGTTGGCAGCAACATCTTCAATATCCTCGCGGCGCTCGGCCTGACGGGTATTGCCGCCCCCAATGGCATTGCCGTTTCGGAAGCCGCCCTGAGATTCGACATTCCCGTTATGATCGCCGTTGCCATCTCCTGCCTGCCGGTTTTTTTCCTGGGATACAACATATCGAGGTGGGAGGGACTGCTCTTCCTGGCATATTACGTGGCATACACGGCATACCTCATATTGAAATCCACCCACCACGCTGCCCTTCCCCTCTTCAGCACGGTGATGATGGCCTTCGTGATCCCGATCACCGCCGTAACGATCATCACCCTGCTGGTCCGCTCCCTGCGCCGCAAACGCAGCGGCTGA
- a CDS encoding VWA domain-containing protein translates to MVLGGACADKTSHTKGVYMLLDTSGTYREELKNARSIINYLLGSLNPGDSLAVARIDSGSFSEKDIIRKVTFDRRPSFSNSQKRLFSQGMEKFIAKAKGSSHTDITGGVLQAVEYLNETGAGRKVILIFSDLKEDLVKGHVRDFPIQMKGFEVIALNVTKLRSDNIDPREYMDRLDRWGKRVEAGGGVWRVINDLERLDRIFNS, encoded by the coding sequence ATCGTACTCGGCGGTGCATGTGCCGACAAAACGAGCCACACGAAGGGTGTCTATATGCTTCTTGACACCTCGGGAACGTACAGGGAAGAGCTGAAAAACGCCCGCTCGATCATCAACTACCTCCTGGGGTCGCTCAACCCGGGGGATTCCCTTGCCGTTGCCCGTATCGACAGCGGAAGCTTCAGCGAAAAAGATATCATCAGGAAAGTAACCTTTGACCGGAGGCCCTCCTTTTCCAACAGCCAGAAGCGCCTCTTCTCCCAGGGCATGGAGAAGTTCATAGCAAAGGCGAAAGGGAGTTCACACACGGATATCACCGGGGGTGTCCTGCAGGCCGTGGAATACCTGAACGAGACGGGAGCGGGGAGGAAGGTGATTCTCATCTTCTCCGACCTGAAGGAGGACCTCGTCAAAGGACATGTCCGGGATTTCCCGATCCAGATGAAGGGTTTCGAAGTCATCGCCCTGAACGTGACGAAGCTTCGAAGCGATAACATCGATCCCCGGGAATACATGGACCGGCTCGACAGATGGGGTAAGAGGGTGGAAGCCGGCGGAGGGGTATGGCGGGTCATCAATGACCTTGAGCGGCTCGACCGGATTTTCAACAGCTGA
- a CDS encoding FtsX-like permease family protein, with product NQRGVVASFRYNLLFVSLIAVLVGIFLLYNTVFVSVVKRRTEIGVLRGLGIGRRTVMALFTIQGLILGLAGSLIGIVLGQLFAYFSVAAVERTMSTMYGGVSLAGFLLTGKDALGALIVGGAVSLAASLIPSYESSKIRPNETVWEGSLEVRYRGYQRTFSLAGSLCILGGAFLCYLDYGKPPFDFPYLAYAGILFFILGFTLISPLYLRAALRMAKPAVSRVFKGTGKLAVGGIGGGIFRFSVALMSVAISSALVFALVTSIFSLRSSLHAWIDRNITADVYIKPKSCVSNYCFFPLSADVERKVKSYPEVAGMDRFRVLNVDLFGKKVVAGFGETRTLRRFGDRKYFGEGDRKRLERLEREKEVSISDFLGVRYGLEKGDVLELHTPKGKERFTINNTFISYSTTSGFIYLDRRWLRELWGMDDATQVSLYLGEGEDVSSFVAKLKKDLLADYSLEIMNNRELRERILSIFNKSFTITYAIEFIAILVSLIGMVNALLILVLEKKREFSIVRYLGGTLSQIRDMIVLSAGIVGIAGIFLGTIMGPVISMVIIHVINRLSFGWEVSFKIPLLPLSALTVVLFLTSLAAGYLPSRVARKVDPKAFISFE from the coding sequence AGAACCAGCGGGGCGTGGTGGCATCCTTCCGGTACAACCTTTTGTTCGTGAGCCTCATTGCCGTTCTGGTGGGCATATTTTTGCTCTACAACACGGTCTTTGTCTCCGTCGTGAAGAGGAGGACGGAAATAGGGGTCCTGCGGGGGCTCGGAATCGGGCGCAGGACGGTCATGGCGCTCTTTACCATTCAGGGCCTGATCCTGGGGCTTGCCGGCTCACTCATCGGGATCGTCCTCGGGCAGCTCTTCGCCTATTTTTCCGTTGCAGCCGTCGAGAGGACCATGTCCACCATGTATGGTGGTGTTTCTCTGGCCGGTTTTCTTCTCACCGGGAAAGACGCCCTGGGCGCCCTGATCGTCGGTGGCGCCGTTTCCCTGGCAGCATCGCTCATACCCTCCTACGAGTCGTCGAAGATCAGGCCGAACGAGACCGTCTGGGAGGGTTCGCTGGAGGTCAGGTATCGGGGGTATCAGAGAACGTTTTCCTTAGCCGGCTCCCTCTGCATTCTCGGGGGTGCCTTTCTGTGCTACCTGGACTACGGGAAGCCGCCATTTGATTTTCCTTACCTGGCTTACGCGGGAATCCTCTTTTTCATCCTCGGCTTTACCCTCATTTCCCCCCTCTACCTCCGCGCCGCGCTGCGCATGGCGAAACCTGCGGTTTCACGCGTCTTCAAAGGGACGGGGAAGCTTGCCGTGGGGGGAATCGGAGGGGGCATTTTCCGCTTTTCCGTAGCCCTGATGAGCGTGGCCATCAGCAGCGCCCTCGTCTTTGCCCTGGTGACATCGATCTTTTCCCTCCGCAGTTCGCTGCATGCCTGGATTGACCGGAACATAACCGCCGATGTTTACATAAAACCGAAATCCTGCGTGTCGAACTACTGTTTCTTTCCCCTCTCCGCCGATGTGGAGAGAAAGGTGAAAAGCTATCCGGAAGTTGCGGGCATGGACAGGTTCAGGGTCTTGAACGTGGACCTTTTCGGGAAAAAAGTGGTTGCCGGTTTCGGGGAAACGCGGACGCTCAGGCGATTCGGCGACAGGAAATATTTCGGCGAGGGAGACAGGAAACGGCTCGAGAGGCTGGAAAGGGAGAAGGAAGTGTCGATATCTGATTTCCTCGGTGTCAGGTACGGCCTCGAGAAGGGGGATGTGCTGGAGCTTCACACCCCGAAGGGAAAAGAGCGGTTCACCATAAACAACACCTTTATCAGCTATTCGACCACGTCGGGTTTCATCTACCTCGACAGGCGATGGTTGAGGGAACTCTGGGGGATGGACGATGCAACCCAGGTGAGCCTCTACCTGGGGGAAGGGGAGGATGTATCATCCTTTGTGGCGAAACTGAAAAAGGACCTGCTTGCGGACTATTCCCTGGAAATCATGAACAACCGCGAGCTGCGGGAGCGAATTCTGTCCATTTTCAACAAAAGCTTTACCATAACCTATGCCATCGAGTTCATAGCGATCCTGGTTTCGCTGATCGGCATGGTCAACGCCCTTTTGATCCTGGTCCTCGAGAAAAAACGGGAGTTTTCCATCGTCAGATACCTCGGGGGGACTCTGTCCCAGATACGCGATATGATCGTCCTTTCCGCCGGCATCGTCGGTATTGCGGGGATTTTTCTGGGAACGATCATGGGACCGGTGATCAGCATGGTGATCATCCACGTCATAAACAGGCTCTCCTTCGGTTGGGAGGTGAGTTTTAAAATACCCCTTCTGCCCCTGTCGGCACTGACGGTCGTCCTCTTTCTCACCTCCCTTGCCGCGGGCTACCTTCCCTCCAGGGTGGCCAGAAAAGTCGACCCGAAGGCCTTTATAAGCTTCGAATGA
- a CDS encoding ATP-binding cassette domain-containing protein produces MIELAGIEKSYGDNRVLCGLDLTVAAGTFLSIMGSSGSGKSTLLNLIGGIDRPDRGRIIVNEEEITGYSEGQLTLYRRKRVGYVFQFFNLLPNLTAYENVEMPLLLNGAKGYEERITAQLGLVGLGGKEGAYPHELSGGEQQRVAICRALIHDPDVILADEPTGNLDSRIGRHIMELLKGIAVRRGKTVILVTHDVVVAGYGTRTIRIKDGTIGQ; encoded by the coding sequence GTGATAGAGCTCGCAGGAATCGAAAAGAGCTATGGAGACAACCGCGTCCTCTGCGGCCTCGACCTGACGGTTGCAGCCGGCACCTTCCTATCCATCATGGGGAGCTCCGGCTCGGGGAAATCGACCCTCCTCAACCTGATCGGCGGGATTGACCGGCCCGACAGGGGAAGGATCATCGTCAATGAAGAGGAGATAACGGGATACTCCGAGGGGCAGCTCACCCTCTACCGGAGAAAGAGGGTCGGTTACGTCTTCCAGTTCTTCAACCTCCTGCCCAACCTGACGGCTTACGAGAACGTGGAAATGCCGCTCCTTTTGAACGGTGCGAAAGGCTACGAGGAGAGGATAACCGCACAGCTGGGTTTGGTCGGGCTGGGCGGAAAGGAAGGCGCCTATCCCCACGAGCTCTCCGGGGGAGAGCAGCAGCGGGTTGCCATCTGCAGGGCTCTTATCCACGACCCCGATGTCATCCTTGCAGATGAGCCGACGGGAAACCTCGACAGCCGGATAGGAAGGCATATCATGGAGCTGCTCAAAGGTATAGCGGTGAGGCGGGGGAAAACGGTCATTCTCGTCACCCACGATGTGGTGGTGGCGGGGTATGGCACCAGGACTATCAGGATAAAGGACGGGACGATAGGGCAATGA